The following coding sequences are from one Arthrobacter crystallopoietes window:
- a CDS encoding FAD-binding protein: MITQHSRERLMSTSVLVVGTGGAGLRASIELAQRGVHVLAVGKRRKHDAHTTLAAGGINAALGTMDPEDSWQQHAADTLRESYFLADPAIVETVARNAADGIGDLEKWGMPFAREKDGRISQRFFGAHKYRRTAYAGDYTGLEIQRTLMRRAAELDVQIIDSIYITRLLVADGTVFGAYGFDIVDGTPVQILADAVILAAGGHTRIWRHTSSRRDENTGDSFRLAALAGARVRDAELVQFHPSGLLEPDDAAGTLVSEAARGEGGILTNALGERYMERYDPERMELSTRDRVALAGYTEIAAGRGTEKGGVYLDVSHLPREVILQKLPRVYRTLIDLQMLDITTTKMEIAPTAHYSMGGVWVAPEDHSTGVDGLYAIGEASSGLHGANRLGGNSLIELLVYGRITGEHAAEYVTSRTTVHRDPSAIGLARTEMQSLLSERGTESARRLQREVRNLMTEHAGVVRTEQGLQEGLRKLAALEERAQHITARPDIAGFDDLAHAYDLLGSLLATRATLECALERRETRGCHNRADFPQQDPALQGNFVWSPAEGVSFEALAPAPDSFRSLAEVDADDSVAGKLVE; encoded by the coding sequence ATGATCACACAGCATTCCAGAGAACGACTGATGTCCACCTCCGTCCTCGTCGTCGGTACCGGTGGTGCCGGGCTACGGGCTTCGATCGAACTGGCCCAGCGGGGGGTCCATGTATTGGCGGTGGGCAAGCGGCGCAAGCACGATGCTCACACCACCTTGGCAGCCGGCGGCATCAACGCCGCCCTGGGCACGATGGACCCCGAGGACAGCTGGCAGCAGCACGCCGCCGACACCCTGCGCGAATCCTATTTCTTGGCTGACCCGGCCATCGTCGAGACCGTGGCACGCAACGCCGCCGACGGAATCGGCGATCTGGAGAAATGGGGCATGCCCTTCGCCCGGGAAAAGGACGGGCGCATTTCACAGCGCTTCTTCGGCGCCCATAAGTACCGCCGCACCGCCTACGCCGGCGACTACACCGGTTTGGAAATCCAGCGCACCCTGATGCGCCGCGCGGCCGAACTGGATGTGCAGATCATCGACAGCATCTACATCACCCGCCTCCTGGTGGCCGACGGCACAGTCTTCGGTGCCTATGGATTCGATATTGTTGACGGCACACCCGTGCAGATCCTTGCCGATGCGGTGATTCTGGCAGCCGGCGGGCACACCCGTATCTGGCGCCATACCTCCTCCCGGCGGGACGAGAACACCGGCGACTCCTTCCGCCTGGCCGCTCTGGCCGGTGCCCGGGTCCGGGACGCCGAGCTGGTCCAGTTCCACCCGTCCGGACTGCTGGAACCCGACGACGCCGCCGGCACCCTCGTCTCCGAGGCAGCGCGCGGAGAAGGTGGCATCCTCACCAATGCACTGGGTGAGCGATATATGGAGCGCTACGACCCCGAGCGCATGGAGCTCTCCACCCGTGACCGGGTTGCACTGGCTGGATACACCGAGATCGCCGCGGGCCGGGGAACCGAGAAAGGCGGTGTTTACCTGGACGTCTCCCACCTGCCTCGGGAAGTCATCCTGCAGAAGCTGCCGCGCGTCTACCGCACCCTGATCGACCTGCAAATGCTGGACATCACCACAACGAAGATGGAAATCGCTCCTACCGCCCATTACTCCATGGGCGGAGTATGGGTAGCACCGGAAGACCACAGCACGGGAGTGGACGGGCTGTACGCGATCGGTGAAGCTTCCTCAGGCCTGCACGGCGCCAACCGACTGGGCGGGAACTCACTGATAGAGCTACTCGTCTACGGACGCATCACCGGCGAGCACGCCGCCGAGTACGTCACCTCCCGCACCACTGTCCACCGGGACCCCTCCGCCATCGGACTGGCCCGCACCGAAATGCAGTCACTGCTCAGTGAACGCGGAACCGAGTCAGCCCGGCGGCTGCAGCGCGAAGTGCGCAACCTCATGACCGAGCACGCCGGCGTTGTGCGCACCGAACAGGGCCTGCAGGAAGGCCTGCGCAAGCTGGCCGCCCTCGAAGAGCGCGCCCAACACATCACCGCTCGCCCCGACATCGCCGGGTTCGACGACCTCGCCCACGCCTACGATCTGCTGGGCTCGCTCCTCGCGACCCGCGCAACGCTCGAATGCGCACTGGAGCGCCGTGAGACGCGCGGCTGCCACAACCGCGCAGACTTCCCCCAGCAGGATCCGGCACTGCAAGGCAACTTCGTTTGGTCCCCAGCGGAAGGAGTCAGCTTCGAGGCTCTGGCCCCCGCCCCGGACTCCTTCCGCTCGCTAGCCGAGGTCGACGCGGACGACTCTGTAGCCGGCAAGCTCGTGGAGTAG